The DNA segment TATTGGAGATGGCAGCGCACATTGTGATGTTCCCACCACGTTGGCCAGGAACATCTATAATGGCTCTGTGGCCAATGACGTTTCTTCCCCTTCTTCTGGTCCTTGCTAGGTTGAACCCAGCCTCAATCAGTCAATATGGTGTTATCCAGTACACTGGGAAACAGTGTTGCGTGTAGTGTACTGCAGTCAATATTGTACTTACATCCACATATGCTCGTCTGAGCTCTTTGTTTCTTTGAGAGTTTCTCTCAAAAGGCACCTTATAAAGTTGTTTCATTCTGATTTGGTTTCGCTTGAGAATGCGAGCCAATGTGGACAGACTGACTCGTTGAATGTTGTTGAATATGGTGTTGTCTTGGATGATGTGGCTTTGAATTTCTCGTAATCTGATTTCATTATTTTCCAAAACCAAGTTTACAATGGCAGCTTCCTGTACCCCGGTGAACATTTGGCCCCTTCCTCCACCATGGTTGCGTCTCTCagtcctttaaaaaaacaatataggGCTTGGACAATGCAGCCTAAAGATATTTCCCCCACAGTAGAGTAAATTGTACAGGAAACTTGTACAGTTAGTGTATGACATCAGCCATTCATGAAGTAAACAGGTGTCACCCAACTGATACACTATGACATGGGGTGTACTACATAGTGTGAAAGAAATTTTGGTTACATACCTGTGCTCCAGTCTAAATGTCCGGATGACAGAGGCGACAGTAAAACGGCACAAGTTTGGCTGCACTCTCTGTCCAGCCTCTCGCCTTGTCAGCCCATGGTTGATGACATGATCAACTAAGGTTGCTCTGATTTCATTTGAAAGTTGTTGCCTTCTTTGGCCATGAACTCCTCTACCAGCTCTACCCCTACCTCtcactcctcctccccctctcattCTCACCCTcgctcttcctcttcctctctctgccacgtcttccattgttgttgtaaaaaaaaaaggtgctcaCCTGTGGTCTTTTTATAGTGCTTACTTCCTGATTGAAGTGGTAACAATTAACCATTGAGGTGTTTGGCCAGGTGGCACAAATATTGGCCAATTAGCTCATATTGTGTCATTTTGAATGGCAGTGTTTTGAAATGGCAAACATGTGACCTTATGTCAGATTGAATTGCGAAATGTGTGTAAagcagaaaatgtgtttagagTTTTGGAGACTTGAGAATAGGTTTTGCTCTCTGTGTATCAGTTTCAATAATAGTGCTATGCATGTcattttagtgtgttagcaATTGGAAAAAACTgtaatacacatacacacatgtgccATACAGAGCCACCCTTAGTACCATTTCAACAGCTGATTTGCATAGTTACACCAGCGAAAACACTGTTATacctacattttttgtttgttttgtctcacTTTGTCCATATTTCCATGTTTGAGACAGGAAGCTAACACTATTCATTcacaattatttatttcatccaCACTGTTTCAATTTGTCAGTGATTATCGAAGGAAGAGGAGATTTGGTGAAGCTGATAATCATCTCCATCAGTAATCCTATGGAACGTAACACGACAGGACCCGGTGTTAATCCATGAGGATTATGTCTGCTGTTGTGCATGTTGATTTTCAGACTTACATCACCCAGTTGTTCATTACTGCAGGACAATTTTGAAGCATTGTTACTGTAGAGACAGTACAACTGTTCATGTTATTTTCTGATGCCTCCTGACATCTGTGTGACAAATGACCAACTATATGACcactgtgtgtggtgtgtgtttaggtgtatgtgtgtgacaccTTAATTGCTGTATGCAGGCTGATAGTTATTGGCCACCAGTGGCTATTAGTGTAAATAGTAAAGAAACTTGCTTTAATTGGATACTGGACTTGCCAATATTCATTATATTCTAGTCTACATGGATACACACTACACTGTCCCCTGTAATATGCAGTGGCACAGTTACCATCCCCACCAAAGCTCCAGGATTTGGAACGAAATTTTTCAGAAACCATTATCCAGAACCCTGTGCACAGTCACGTCTAAGAAAGTTTGCCTGCGGCTGAGTCACGTGAAACTCCTGCAGTTCCAGCTGTCCTTGAGGGATATGGAATTTAAATGAGATTCGGTGTGAGGCTGATGGAGGTGCAGAGCAGTGATGAGAGGAGTCGTGCGTGGCATGTGCACAACAGTGGCTTTTAAACCCTGTTGCTTCATTTAAATAATTATAAACCTCAGGCAGTTTGGGTTGTCACATGCAAAGTGTCCCCTGAATATGCATTCAGGATGTCATGGTTACAGCTGGGATGTATTTATTCAGATACAAGATTTCACCAACAGGAAGGCACTTATATTAGTTGGTCATGTGTATGATTTTCCTGACGCATACAAATTGCATCCGTCAGCACTTGAAGCATGTCTTGCACTGACTGGTGGCTACACCTAGAAGTGGTTTGGTGTCACAATCGCCGGTTCAGTGCATCTTACTAGTCTTAATTTGCCTTTACAGACAATTTAAATAGACTCATTACTGATCAGGCACTGGGCTGAAACACTGCATGCACTGCTAGTGAGAAACAGCACTGCTGCTGACACTTATTTTGCCCTGTTTCATTGTCAGAGAGATGGGAGTTACATGAAAGAGATgagcagttagaagatgaagGTCCTCAGCTGGACTCCAACCAAAGATGTCACGTGTACACGGCATGTGCGATCGACCACTGATGCAGCAGAGCACCCACACTCTGAGTGCCTATAGTGTTTACATCCTCCTACTAGTCCTGTCAGGCTGTCaggacttgtatctgtgcatgaatgtgtgaaGAAACACAGTTGTGCCTCGGAATTAAGTTAGCGTCAGATATAATCTGCGCTGGTATCCTTTTAGGATGTAAAATGAGAAGTGATGTCAAAATGAGAGTGACATAAGAATGACCAAACtggaaaaggaaaacaaagagagagaaaaaaaaaaacagaagctcaTGGGGACCACAGTAGCAAGTTCAATTTGAGGATACTACCTTTACAGAATGAAAAAAGTTTAGGCTGACATCCTTGGAGAATGTCATATTATATGAACATTATGGTCATAAAGAATGAGGGCCATCACCTGTGGCCTCTGTCATAAACAGGAGATGCTCAGAGGGAATGAAATACAAAGGATATAAACTGCAGCAGAGCAACGGAAAAGGCAAGCATCATTGGATGAGCTAAGGGCGCTCTTACACAAGACTGAGCTCCGCTATGGAGTGGGCTACCCATCCAACATGCTCGTCACCTTTAgtaattacagtttttctcgattgtttacacacattttctgaaagcatgcCTCATACTCTCAGAACtctacacacaaatcaaaaaacacacacacaatgggcaaaacccctcaattctcctgcaaaatgaaactttacattcaaaacaatgttatttcttctcaaaatggtattttgttttcaaatgacacacacaaaccatcatatgaatagacatttataagaaccagttcaacactgatgtgctcaatgtaaaacactatgatgaatggaaaacacttcttctccattcatcataatgacttaggccttttttttgttcattgttaCACTTACTACAGACAGTACATACATAAGtgtgttgtaaaatattttagaatattgtttttatacttagaacacacaaatacatggtaacaaatatattttatttttcccacaaaaacaatgtacacagtATACATTCCAACCAACACAAAGTTGCACATACAGTGgtctacatacaaaacaacagaagaatttactgtatacagttacagtaaaaaaaaaataaaactatgcTGCATCCTCTCTTCTGTTTCGGTCTGGACACAGCACAAGCAATGTTTTCCCTGGCCAAGCAGCGGGGGAAATATCGGCTAGCATGGCGAATCCAGCCATGAAAAGCATCAACTGCTATATCTCCACATGCGTCTTCCATAGCTTGGAGAAGGGGTATACGCGTTTGTGGATTTCGGTCATGCACTTTCCATCTCCAGGCAGAAAAAGTGGCTCGGATCTCATCAGAGATTACGGTCCTTGGCCttcctcgtcctcgtcctccccgtcctcctcctcttactctcactcctctggctctggctctgcctctgtttccagtgttggcatccattgctccaaaacagaaaagctcaCCTGTTGCCCTTTTATGCTAAAGATCTGATTGctaattgtaaaactgtgtgacaggtgtttgcccatgtgatgagtcagtgtgcatagtagggcaattaactttagaattttgaatgacagtgtgttctttgtgaaaacaagagcttttcttcatgaaaattgtgccaaatgcagagaattgtgtgtagtgttttgaaaaaaatgtgttctaGAACTGCAATTTGAGTGTAAAGCAGGAATTGTGCTTGTAGTTTAGCAGAATTGGTTCAGGGGGTTGATGCATGAGTTACATGTTGTGGTCAGTGTGTCTCAAGTaccagtatttgtgtgtaaacaattgagaaaaactgtaaactcATGAATTTACATCAGCATCAGATGGAATGGATATCTGCATGACTGTGACTGTGGAGGGTGAGCACTGTTAAGGTAACACATGCATATATCTTACATATCATACTCTTCTTGGCCTCCATCCTCTCTGACATATTGAGCAGTTCTGTACCTGACCTCCTCAAATCCTTATACTAAGTGATGAATCAACCCTAAACCTGTCTTTACACAAGAGGCGAGTTTTGTTTGCAGGATTAGCCACAGCTAATGTGTACATTAAACCGTGTGCTTGGCAGCAATGGCAAGttgtttttatcctttttttttctttctttactgcAGCCAGGGATAGGTGTATAAAAAACTGGTGAAAAATACCCAAGctttcttgtgtgtgtatgacggtgtgtatgtgtgtgtgtgtgtgtaaccaacAGAGAGACTCGTCAGTGTGTGCGTTGTGCATGTGTTGGGATGTGCTTTCAGCCAGCATCCACACATTCTCCACTGATGCCTTCTGATGTCTTGCGGtgaaccagtgtgtgtgtgtgtgtgtgtgtctttcagtgGTGGTCCGATGATTGACATGTCTTGGCCTGCTCTTCAGCCCcagagactctgctctctgtcctctcctctcctttctgttctctcatctcctctccatgttttcctctcctgtctcctgtccactcttttctctcccctcctctcctttctgatctttcctctctcctctgttctctcctctcatttcctAACCCTCTTCTCTTGGTTCTGTCTTCTCTGTTCTCTTCTTTCccccttcttctcttttttaatctcctctcctctttattctctcctgtctcctctcatttcctctctgttctctcctttcctctcctgtctcctctcctctcctctcaccaGTCGCCCCCGAGCTGTTACCCTGTCTTTAGACTTTCTCTGCATTTCCGAGGCACCTGATTAAGCGAGCATTGCTGTTCCTTGGCAACAAGTGTGTGACTGCCGTGTTTGTTTTTAGACTAATCAGAGGGAGCGAGCAGATTAGTTGTAAATGTCTGTTCATGTGTCGGGCAGAGCTTCAGACAGAGCATGTGTCTGAATTCTCTGTGTCATCCTAAATTAGCAGCTGGTGGAacatgcatgtatgtgtttgtgtgcatatttGTGATGCCTTCTGCCGCCTCGCCTGAAACCAACaccctgtatgtgtgtggattTCTCTGTCttatcctcctcttctctctttctgcgTCTTCATCCTTCATCATTAATCCCCAAATGCTGCTGTATAGAAATCCCACATCCCTCTTCTCAAACGCTGGCCCACTTTTCGTTTTTCTTTGAGTTTCGGCTCTGGCCTTTAATGTCATCTTTCCCCTCTCACCTCTTTTACTTTGCTCATGGATCAGCTCACACCTCAGATAACCATGATACACATGTCTTTGTCCTCTGGCTTAGCTCAGTTTGCACAGACACATGAAACATTATGTATAATAAATGCAATCCCCCACTGCTCCCTCAGAACATCAAGCTGTTAGTCCTCGTCATACCTTAGAGGAGCCACTTTTTAATTGCTGCTGTAGTATGACTCAAAAGTGTCTTACCCGCGCTGCATAGATGAGTATAATTTCGTCTTCCCCTCGGTCTGTGATTAACGACCGCTACCCTCTCCTAAGTCAACAgtcagtgtctgtctgtcagctggcCTGCACACCGCCTGACTGAAAAAATAACTGTTCCGCAGGGCTGTCAAGCTCCTGAAAGATATAAAGTGTGTTTCTACAAGGAAGAAGATAAAGGCGCGCTGTCATGGCTTCAAAGTGGCGGAGGAGCGAGTTGTCTTTAGGGGGGGGCAGAAGGTGTGAAGTCAGTTACAAACAAAATCCCAgacttcactctctcctcttgtGAAAGACAAGAACGTTTGAAGGCAGCTATACTGCAATGTGTTTTTTCTAATAATTAAAATGGCACAGTAGTTGCCTCTGATTCGTGAAATTTAATTAAGTATGTAATGTGTCTGCTTTCTTTGTGCTTCAGAACTTCCTATTGCACGGTCCACATCTTTTTCTCCTGCTTGCTTTTCTTGAACAAGCTGTGATGACCTGGTTTCTGGGCTCCTGGAGCTCCAGACTGCATTATTAAAAAGTCTGTGTCATCCTGCTGTGGGTGCTGTTATGTTCTCTGCGATGTGATATTGTTTGTAAGTTTTGGGTCAGTTTGGTCATGTGATGGATTTGTGATTGGAGAGAATGAAGTATGTAGGGTGATGGAGCTCGGCCTATGTGATTCTATGTGATTTTCATGTGTACTGTCTCTGCCAGGTGAAAGCCTGGAGAGGATCAtgtgtttggttgtgtgtgtgtgtgtgtgtgtgtgtgtgtgtgtgtgtgtataagtgagtgtgtgtatctgtctatCTGCAGCTAAtgtcacaaactactggaccaatcagcctcatatattgtgtgcatatgtatgaCTATATGCTCATGGATCTCTCctggttgtgttttttccagacTTCTTGAACAAGTACAAGTTTGTACAAGTTTTCTGGAAATCATCTTGTCTAAAAATGACATCCTTACTGTCTGTTACAGGCCACGTTTTGACCTTCGTTGTGGATCAAAAgctgacatccatagaaatgTTTGGTCTTATTTTGAACTGGAGCGTCTGCAGATTAATCCCATATCCGATAAGTTATTATCTACTGAAGTTAGGAACACTGCAAGATGAATTAGTTGAGCTGGGAGGGAGAATTCTACTAGGACCAGCTGCACtatggttttgttttgtccacTATATTGTGTCATACCACAACAGGAGTGTTTCAGAAGTTAAGCATTCTGCCTGTGCAATGTTGTACACTTGCATATTTTGGTATCTGGTCATTCTCtcttgatatttgtgcttctaccaTAAGTTAATAAGCAGACAGCGTAGTTAAATAGTTTCTTTTTCATTGATTTTAATtgcttttattgatgttttttatacattgttgtgctgtagccttcAGACAAAGTTAATACCCTTCAAAGTCCAGTTATGGCTACATGGATTTCTGGCTGTTTAGTAAAAATACAatcaatctgctctgtgcaacgCACCATGGCTACATCTAAAATAGCTGAGGcatgtatttttattagcttctTAAACACACTGCGGTGTGTCTGCTGAGTTACAAAATCAAAGTGGCCTTGGGTGATCTGCCCcctactgagtgcactttctAGTCATAGTCTTGTAAATGATAAAGATCAAAGCAGTAAATATCTTCAGGTATGCATGTACCC comes from the Epinephelus lanceolatus isolate andai-2023 chromosome 8, ASM4190304v1, whole genome shotgun sequence genome and includes:
- the LOC144464168 gene encoding uncharacterized protein LOC144464168 codes for the protein MRGGGGVRGRGRAGRGVHGQRRQQLSNEIRATLVDHVINHGLTRREAGQRVQPNLCRFTVASVIRTFRLEHRTERRNHGGGRGQMFTGVQEAAIVNLVLENNEIRLREIQSHIIQDNTIFNNIQRVSLSTLARILKRNQIRMKQLYKVPFERNSQRNKELRRAYVDVSTILTAFFSAWRWKVYDQQPFVRMPLVQAMEEACDETDVGAIQGWIRHSRRFFPQCLAREDIACDVDEALWPDPAVRQDAA